A DNA window from Boseongicola sp. contains the following coding sequences:
- a CDS encoding EF-hand domain-containing protein: MKISTLALALMGLCGFAMAQTVVPDSNGDGVYSMEELMAVFPDLTIDIFSEIDVDASGTIDPAELEAAEDAGLVTAS, translated from the coding sequence ATGAAAATCAGCACTTTAGCCCTTGCCCTTATGGGGCTCTGCGGTTTCGCGATGGCGCAAACTGTTGTGCCCGACAGCAACGGCGATGGCGTCTACTCTATGGAGGAATTGATGGCTGTATTTCCTGACCTTACAATCGACATTTTTTCTGAGATAGACGTCGATGCAAGCGGGACAATCGATCCGGCTGAATTGGAGGCGGCCGAAGACGCAGGTCTTGTGACCGCGAGCTAG
- a CDS encoding ribosome biogenesis GTPase Der, with translation MSFTLALVGRPNVGKSTLFNRLVGKRLALVDDQPGVTRDLREGAARLGDLRFTVIDTAGLEEATDESLPGRMRKLTERAVDMADACLFMIDARAGVLPADEVFADILRKRSAHVILAANKAEGRAGESGMIEAYSLGLGDPIKMSAEHAEGMGELMEILRPLISAADEKLAETEDLSPETNVALHDGDESDENPALAYRAPTPERPMQVAVVGRPNAGKSALINRLLGEDRLLTGPEAGITRDAISLPLDWDGMPVRIFDTAGMRKKARVQKKLEKLSVADGLRAVKFAEVVVVLLDAAIPFESQDLRIADLAEREGRAVVVAVNKWDAEDKKQEKLRDLREAFERLLPQLRGAPLVTVSARTGVGMDRLRKAVEQAYEVWNRRVPTSHLNRWLAGMVEAHPPPAPSGRRIKLRYGTQARTRPPGFVFMCSNPDKMSDAYKIYLINGLRADFDMPGTPIRLTFRSQADQNPYRNKKKSTPSRLRKHLGKPSFDE, from the coding sequence ATGTCCTTTACGCTGGCCCTAGTAGGGCGACCCAATGTTGGAAAATCCACTTTGTTCAACCGTTTGGTTGGCAAACGGCTTGCTTTGGTAGACGACCAACCAGGAGTGACGCGCGACTTGAGAGAGGGTGCGGCACGCTTGGGTGATCTGCGATTCACTGTGATTGACACCGCCGGACTGGAAGAAGCCACAGACGAAAGTCTTCCGGGTCGAATGCGAAAACTTACGGAACGCGCCGTCGATATGGCCGATGCGTGTTTGTTCATGATTGATGCACGGGCAGGGGTTCTGCCCGCCGATGAGGTGTTTGCCGATATTCTGCGCAAGCGATCTGCGCACGTAATTCTGGCGGCCAACAAGGCCGAAGGGCGCGCCGGAGAATCCGGAATGATCGAAGCCTATTCATTGGGTCTGGGTGATCCGATCAAGATGTCTGCTGAACATGCCGAGGGCATGGGCGAACTTATGGAGATATTGCGTCCGCTGATTTCTGCGGCAGATGAAAAACTGGCTGAAACAGAAGACTTGTCGCCGGAAACAAATGTGGCTTTGCATGACGGCGATGAGAGCGACGAAAATCCCGCGCTTGCCTATCGCGCTCCAACTCCTGAGCGCCCAATGCAGGTCGCGGTCGTAGGACGCCCGAATGCTGGAAAATCGGCACTTATCAATCGTTTGCTAGGTGAAGATCGACTGTTGACGGGACCCGAGGCCGGAATCACAAGGGATGCGATATCGCTTCCATTGGACTGGGACGGTATGCCGGTTCGTATATTTGATACCGCCGGGATGCGAAAAAAAGCGCGGGTGCAGAAAAAGCTGGAAAAGTTATCAGTTGCCGATGGGCTTAGGGCTGTGAAGTTTGCTGAGGTTGTGGTCGTGCTACTGGATGCCGCCATTCCATTCGAAAGCCAGGATCTGCGGATTGCTGATCTCGCGGAACGTGAAGGTCGTGCCGTCGTTGTCGCGGTTAATAAGTGGGACGCCGAAGATAAGAAACAGGAAAAACTGCGTGATTTGCGCGAGGCATTTGAACGGCTTTTGCCTCAGTTACGCGGTGCGCCGCTGGTAACAGTTTCAGCGCGTACTGGAGTCGGCATGGATCGACTGCGAAAAGCGGTTGAACAAGCCTATGAGGTTTGGAACAGGCGCGTGCCTACGTCTCATCTGAACCGTTGGTTGGCGGGAATGGTTGAGGCGCATCCACCTCCTGCCCCAAGTGGACGCCGCATCAAGCTTCGATATGGCACTCAAGCGCGTACCCGGCCACCGGGTTTTGTATTTATGTGCTCAAATCCGGATAAGATGTCCGACGCCTATAAAATATATCTTATCAATGGGTTGCGCGCAGATTTTGATATGCCCGGCACGCCAATTCGGCTGACATTCAGATCTCAGGCGGATCAGAACCCATATAGGAACAAGAAAAAGTCCACTCCGTCACGTTTGCGAAAGCATCTGGGTAAACCGTCGTTCGACGAGTAG
- the serS gene encoding serine--tRNA ligase, with amino-acid sequence MHDIRAIRDNPTAFDAAMAKRGISGASSEILAIDEARRSKIATAEKALADRNAASKQVGAAKARGDEAEFERLRALVSEKKSEISDLEEQAKAEDARLRDLLMSIPNLPMDDIPDGTDENDNVEISRWGTPRTFDFKPVEHFDITGVKPGMDFETAAKLSGSRFVLLRGAIARLHRGLAQFMLDIHTQDNGLTETMTPVLVRDDAMYGTNQLPKFAEDSYQTREGMWLIPTSEVTLTNTVRESILDADQLPIRLTAHSQCFRSEAGSAGKDTSGMLRQHQFEKVEMVSITHPEQSEQEHARMTRLAEDILERLGLPYRTMVLCTGDMGFGARRTHDLEVWLPGQNTYREISSVSTCGAFQARRMNARYRDENGKPQFVHTLNGSGLAVGRCLIAVLENGQTEDGGVFLPQSLGPWMGGKTQITPDGQLA; translated from the coding sequence ATGCACGACATCCGCGCTATCCGTGACAACCCAACAGCTTTCGACGCCGCCATGGCAAAGCGTGGGATCTCGGGCGCGTCGTCAGAGATTCTCGCCATAGATGAAGCCCGGCGTTCGAAGATCGCGACCGCGGAAAAAGCGCTTGCAGATCGCAATGCCGCGTCCAAACAAGTAGGGGCCGCCAAAGCCAGGGGCGATGAAGCCGAGTTCGAGCGACTGCGCGCCTTAGTGTCTGAAAAGAAATCGGAAATCTCTGATCTTGAAGAACAGGCAAAGGCCGAGGATGCGCGCCTGCGCGATCTTCTGATGTCGATACCGAACTTGCCCATGGACGATATTCCAGACGGCACAGACGAAAACGACAACGTTGAAATCAGCCGTTGGGGCACGCCCCGCACGTTCGATTTCAAACCCGTCGAACACTTTGATATTACAGGCGTCAAACCCGGAATGGATTTCGAAACCGCCGCCAAACTCTCTGGCAGCCGTTTCGTCCTACTGCGCGGCGCCATCGCCCGCCTGCACCGTGGATTGGCTCAATTCATGCTGGACATCCACACCCAGGACAACGGCCTCACCGAAACCATGACTCCCGTATTGGTACGTGACGACGCGATGTACGGAACCAACCAACTCCCTAAATTCGCTGAAGATTCTTATCAGACACGCGAAGGTATGTGGTTGATCCCAACATCTGAAGTTACCCTAACGAACACGGTTCGTGAGAGCATTCTGGATGCAGATCAACTGCCCATTCGCCTGACCGCGCACAGTCAGTGTTTCCGCTCCGAAGCCGGAAGCGCGGGCAAAGACACCTCTGGAATGTTGCGCCAGCACCAGTTCGAAAAGGTCGAAATGGTTTCGATCACTCATCCTGAGCAGTCAGAGCAGGAACACGCTCGCATGACCCGGCTGGCCGAGGACATACTTGAGCGTCTTGGTTTGCCTTATCGCACGATGGTTCTTTGCACCGGAGATATGGGTTTCGGTGCGCGCAGGACGCATGACTTGGAAGTATGGCTACCCGGTCAGAACACCTATCGCGAAATCAGCTCGGTCTCTACATGTGGAGCTTTTCAGGCGCGTCGCATGAACGCGCGCTACCGCGATGAAAACGGAAAACCGCAGTTTGTTCATACGCTTAACGGTTCAGGTTTGGCCGTTGGTCGCTGTCTGATTGCGGTGCTGGAGAACGGTCAAACCGAAGATGGCGGCGTATTCCTTCCGCAATCTCTTGGGCCTTGGATGGGTGGCAAAACACAAATAACACCCGACGGACAACTCGCTTAA